In Zygosaccharomyces rouxii strain CBS732 chromosome F complete sequence, a single window of DNA contains:
- the PEX34 gene encoding Pex34p (conserved hypothetical protein), giving the protein MDSQQLQDTRRVAADITTTSANTTSTNVANEYPDKIDSPAPGSEVPSPDPNGHIPTFEDTLIAGLESICGLFDNVYLLKTLGIISEDNLLYRRLNKGEWGSKLWFVTLLLSARKSFSRLLKIMKAKSKLKEEMKELRTEGDEDLVKQVLRNKFTDALKKCSIIIKDVVLELLQTLAYLAIVVIEVFKINVSQKVIKILEPLSHFIAVIRIFTTGYTTLTV; this is encoded by the coding sequence ATGGATTCACAGCAACTACAGGATACTAGACGGGTTGCGGCTGatattactactacttCTGCTAATACAACATCTACAAACGTCGCAAATGAATATCCAGATAAAATAGATTCACCTGCACCGGGCTCGGAAGTACCATCTCCAGATCCTAATGGTCACATTCCcacttttgaagatactCTCATAGCAGGTTTGGAATCCATATGTGGGTTATTTGATAACGTTTACTTACTTAAAACCCTTGGTATAATAAGTGAAGATAACCTCTTATACAGACGTTTGAATAAGGGAGAATGGGGCTCAAAACTGTGGTTCGTAACACTTCTATTAAGCGCCAGGAAGTCATTCAGTCGATTGTTAAAGATTATGAAGGCCAAGAGTAAGCTAAAGGAGgagatgaaagaattgagaacTGAAGGGGACGAAGATTTAGTAAAACAAGTCTTAAGGAATAAGTTTACAGATGCTCTCAAAAAATGTAGTATTATAATTAAGGACGTCGTTCTTGAACTTCTGCAGACATTGGCATATTTGGCAATAGTGGTCATTGAAGTCTTTAAGATAAACGTTAGTCAAAAAGTGATAAAAATCTTGGAACCACTTTCACATTTCATTGCTGtcattagaatttttacAACTGGTTATACCACTCTGACTGTGTAA
- a CDS encoding uncharacterized protein (conserved hypothetical protein), which translates to MAVSTKRTRSDLGLESLCSPVKRRSFALGGGGAPLRLTKGRGSAAATAAATAAAAAAAAAATTAGSTPYVPASSCSSGGNEDAVEQSRVSEVRKKLNKDLLLAVSRCSDSDMGSGTDWENVKEINESRKKGVSSRPSSFSSKRNQTPKVDLMARERCFDYIVQSIDEVWARYCDTTSNAEAAVYGGVARKNHTTVDALSSSYTHSQRDKALRVAANGGFSSEIGSDVDEEPLQEDGNNANYDEVKDDEDTNTTDYETDHSESRTVSNLPDSVKLQSLKSRLTKAKEDLEQVYDSSEYADCCAFWQRWDMAKYSAVEMMEEDDDDELIENVIEELEEGRCYTN; encoded by the coding sequence ATGGCCGTTTCCACTAAACGTACTCGTTCTGACTTAGGTTTGGAGTCACTGTGCTCACCCGTGAAGAGAAGGTCTTTCGCCttaggtggtggtggtgccCCTTTGAGATTGACAAAGGGACGTGGAAGCGCAGCTGCCACTGCTGCGGCcactgctgctgctgcgGCCGCTGCCGCAGCTGCTACAACTGCTGGCTCAACACCTTATGTCCCTGCATCCAGTTGTAGcagtggtggtaatgaagatgcGGTAGAACAAAGTAGAGTTAGTGAAGtgagaaagaaattaaatAAAGATCTTTTACTAGCGGTGTCTCGTTGTTCGGATTCGGACATGGGATCTGGGACCGATTGGGAAAATGTGAAAGAGATTAACGAGAGCCGAAAGAAGGGTGTGTCTTCACGCCCCAgttcattttcatcaaaaagaaatcaaacCCCTAAGGTTGATTTAATGGCAAGGGAACGCTGTTTCGATTATATCGTACAATCGATTGATGAAGTTTGGGCTAGGTACTGTGATACCACTTCAAATGCTGAAGCTGCAGTGTATGGAGGTGTAGCTCGTAAGAACCATACTACTGTTGATGctttatcatcttcatatACCCATTCGCAGCGTGATAAGGCCTTGAGAGTAGCAGCTAATGGAGgattttcttcagaaaTTGGTTCCGATGTGGATGAAGAACCATTACAGGAGGACGGCAACAATGCTAATTATGACGAagttaaagatgatgaagatacgAACACGACGGACTACGAAACCGATCACAGTGAATCACGTACTGTATCGAATTTACCAGATTCTGTGAAGTTGCAATCTTTAAAATCGAGATTAACGAAGGCAAAGGAAGATTTGGAGCAAGTTTATGATTCATCAGAATATGCCGATTGCTGTGCTTTTTGGCAGAGATGGGACATGGCTAAATATAGTGCTGTTGAAATGATggaagaggatgatgatgacgaacTTATTGAAAATGTCATCGAAGAGCTTGAAGAAGGAAGGTGCTACACGAACTGA